The following coding sequences lie in one Rothia sp. SD9660Na genomic window:
- a CDS encoding BCCT family transporter, translating into MAITQQTPPGTGPDLRKGDIDAAAKENMREGSLAPKVFIPAAVIMATFIGITLAFPQRTKEIFDALQADVINYFGWYYVALVAFFVIFALYLGFSRMGDVKLGDDDDEPAYSFTTWFAFLFAAGMGIGLVFYGATEPLMHYVDPRPGIGNGTQEEIAQAAMSQAFLHWGLHPWAIYVIVGLAIAYATHRLKLPLSIRYSLKPLLGDRIKGGAGDVIDIVALVGTLFGVATSLGLGVMQIAAGLGYMNIPAEGNTWLVGIIVVLMGITLFSVVTGLEKGMKMLSNGNLILAAIVCLFVLVVGPTLFLFRNFVGSIGNYLQNVVAMTFETLALYGVDGEQFQAAWTTFYWGWWISWSPFVGMFIARVSKGRSVREFVIGVLLVPALTSFFWFSVLGGTALHQEIFGSGTSLVGEDGSVSAENALFQMFHNLPGGVVLTAGAVLLITVFFVTSADSGALVLGMLSTNGSPEPKTWIRVFWVLVAAATAISLVVIGGSESLSAIQTVAILTALPFSVVIVLMCISLYKALSVEHRLFVRAQRRNARREIEASVAEQIDDRVNELVAEGVEDRVNAAVGEHLDEHLDGQLEAALEEAVDKAVEAKVEEAVDSAVESAVEAKVEEAVEKAVDEVSLQVEANTAAIEQIRTVTGSIPVVKPQDIKQTPWNK; encoded by the coding sequence ATGGCTATAACTCAACAAACTCCGCCCGGCACGGGCCCCGACCTGAGGAAGGGGGACATCGACGCGGCCGCCAAGGAAAACATGCGTGAAGGCTCCCTGGCCCCCAAGGTTTTCATCCCTGCAGCCGTCATCATGGCCACCTTCATCGGCATTACCCTGGCCTTCCCTCAGCGCACCAAAGAAATCTTCGATGCCCTCCAAGCTGACGTCATTAACTATTTCGGCTGGTACTACGTCGCCCTCGTTGCTTTCTTCGTGATCTTTGCCCTTTACCTGGGCTTCTCCCGTATGGGCGACGTCAAGTTAGGTGATGACGACGATGAGCCGGCCTACTCCTTTACGACGTGGTTCGCCTTCCTCTTCGCAGCCGGTATGGGTATTGGTTTGGTTTTCTACGGTGCAACCGAGCCACTTATGCACTATGTTGACCCCCGCCCCGGTATAGGTAACGGGACTCAAGAAGAAATTGCCCAGGCTGCTATGAGCCAGGCATTCTTGCACTGGGGTCTTCACCCCTGGGCTATCTACGTCATCGTAGGTCTAGCGATTGCCTATGCAACCCACCGCCTCAAGCTTCCGCTCTCCATCCGCTACTCACTCAAGCCCCTGCTGGGCGATCGCATCAAAGGTGGGGCCGGTGACGTCATCGATATCGTCGCCCTCGTCGGTACCCTCTTTGGTGTGGCAACATCCCTGGGCCTGGGCGTCATGCAGATTGCCGCAGGTCTGGGTTACATGAACATTCCAGCTGAGGGTAACACTTGGTTGGTTGGTATCATCGTGGTGCTCATGGGCATTACCCTCTTCTCCGTAGTGACCGGCCTCGAAAAGGGCATGAAAATGCTCTCCAACGGTAACCTCATACTGGCCGCTATCGTTTGTCTCTTCGTCCTGGTCGTAGGGCCCACCCTCTTCCTCTTCCGTAACTTTGTAGGCTCCATCGGAAACTACCTGCAAAATGTCGTTGCCATGACCTTCGAAACTCTGGCCCTCTACGGGGTAGACGGTGAACAATTCCAAGCAGCATGGACCACCTTCTACTGGGGCTGGTGGATCTCCTGGTCGCCCTTCGTCGGTATGTTCATCGCCCGCGTCTCCAAGGGGCGTTCCGTACGTGAGTTCGTCATCGGTGTTCTGCTGGTGCCCGCTCTGACCTCATTCTTCTGGTTCTCTGTACTCGGCGGTACTGCACTGCATCAGGAAATCTTTGGCTCAGGCACCAGCCTGGTAGGTGAAGATGGCAGTGTCTCAGCTGAAAACGCCCTCTTTCAGATGTTCCACAACCTGCCCGGCGGAGTTGTTTTAACTGCCGGTGCGGTACTGCTGATTACCGTCTTCTTTGTCACCTCAGCGGACTCCGGTGCCCTGGTACTGGGCATGCTTTCCACCAACGGCTCACCCGAACCTAAGACCTGGATCCGTGTCTTCTGGGTGCTGGTTGCAGCAGCCACCGCCATCTCCCTAGTGGTCATTGGCGGTAGCGAGTCGCTCTCGGCCATTCAAACCGTGGCAATCCTGACGGCTCTACCTTTCTCCGTGGTCATCGTGCTCATGTGTATTTCTCTCTACAAGGCCCTGAGTGTTGAGCACCGCCTCTTCGTACGAGCCCAGCGCCGCAATGCCCGCCGCGAGATTGAAGCCTCTGTTGCCGAGCAGATCGACGACCGTGTCAACGAGCTGGTTGCCGAAGGCGTTGAGGACCGCGTTAACGCGGCTGTGGGTGAGCACCTCGATGAACACCTGGACGGCCAGCTAGAAGCCGCCCTGGAAGAAGCCGTCGATAAGGCGGTCGAAGCCAAGGTAGAAGAAGCGGTCGATTCGGCCGTTGAAAGTGCCGTTGAAGCCAAGGTGGAAGAAGCCGTAGAAAAGGCCGTTGACGAGGTTTCCCTACAGGTGGAAGCCAACACCGCTGCTATCGAACAGATCCGCACCGTCACCGGCTCTATTCCTGTGGTCAAGCCCCAGGATATAAAGCAGACACCCTGGAATAAATAG
- a CDS encoding NUDIX domain-containing protein, producing MSTDTSAPIVVSALVIRNSLGEVLTVRKRGTTGFMLPGGKPEPGETAEETARREATEELGLVLDSYSLMNLGTYEAAALNEAGRTVRAHVYLVVTAGGVADLEQAVPSAEIEEIRWVHPDPARDDHSNQAPLNTQHIFPLLTGDDFEDADALPSR from the coding sequence ATGAGCACCGATACTTCAGCCCCGATTGTTGTTTCTGCCCTTGTCATTCGTAATTCCTTGGGTGAGGTACTCACCGTTCGCAAGCGTGGCACTACGGGGTTCATGCTTCCCGGTGGTAAACCTGAGCCGGGTGAAACCGCCGAAGAAACCGCCCGTCGCGAAGCTACCGAGGAACTGGGCCTTGTGCTCGACAGTTATTCCTTGATGAATCTGGGCACCTATGAAGCGGCTGCCCTCAACGAGGCGGGGCGAACCGTCCGTGCCCATGTTTATCTTGTGGTAACTGCTGGGGGCGTCGCTGATCTGGAGCAGGCTGTGCCCAGCGCTGAAATTGAGGAAATCCGGTGGGTTCACCCCGACCCTGCGCGCGATGACCACAGCAACCAGGCCCCGCTGAATACTCAGCATATTTTCCCGCTGCTCACCGGCGATGATTTTGAGGACGCGGACGCGCTACCGTCCCGATAG
- the pgi gene encoding glucose-6-phosphate isomerase, translating into MSLPATTDPVQTKAWAALTDHQQKTTADLRTWFEADPTRADKLSFTAADLYVDLSKNLITEETLTLLTQLADEVNLEERRNAMFAGERINVTEDRAVLHTALRRPAGMEPKLVVDGQDVDADVHEVLAKIYDFADRVRSGEWVGITGKRIETVVNIGIGGSDLGPVMVYEALKPYAQPGLTARFISNIDPTDAAETVKDLDPETTLFIVASKTFGTLETLTNARVCREWLLTSLREAGALEGKDEKDAVAAHFVAVSTALDKVEAFGINPENAFGFWNWVGGRYSVDSAIGTPLAIVLGPEVFEQFLAGFHAMDEHFRTTPLAENVPALMGLLNIWNVNFLGAETHAVLPYDQYLHRFPAYLQQLTMESNGKSVRADGKPVTTATGEVFWGEPGTNGQHAFYQLIHQGTRLIPADFIAFANPVHATRDGEQDVHELFLANFFAQTKALAFGKTADEVRAEGTAEEIVPARVFSGNRPTTSIMAAQLTPAVLGQLIALYEHITFVQGIVWGIDSFDQWGVELGKQLALQLAPAVGGDREVLAQQDSSTQGLIGYYLDQRK; encoded by the coding sequence ATGTCTCTCCCCGCCACCACCGATCCCGTCCAGACCAAGGCCTGGGCAGCCCTGACCGACCACCAACAGAAAACCACCGCCGACCTGCGCACCTGGTTCGAGGCCGACCCCACCCGTGCTGACAAGCTCAGCTTCACCGCCGCCGATCTCTACGTTGATCTTTCTAAAAACCTCATCACCGAAGAGACCCTGACTCTGCTGACCCAGCTAGCAGATGAGGTAAACCTCGAAGAGCGCCGCAACGCCATGTTCGCAGGTGAGCGCATCAACGTCACCGAAGACCGCGCCGTCCTGCACACCGCCCTGCGCCGACCCGCAGGCATGGAACCCAAGCTCGTCGTTGATGGCCAGGACGTCGACGCCGATGTCCACGAGGTCCTCGCCAAGATTTACGACTTTGCCGATCGCGTCCGCTCCGGCGAGTGGGTAGGCATTACCGGCAAGCGCATCGAAACCGTTGTCAACATCGGCATCGGCGGCTCCGATCTGGGCCCCGTCATGGTCTACGAGGCTCTGAAGCCCTACGCCCAGCCCGGCCTGACCGCCCGCTTCATCTCCAACATCGACCCCACCGACGCTGCCGAGACCGTCAAGGACCTGGATCCCGAGACCACCCTTTTCATCGTCGCGTCCAAGACCTTCGGCACCCTGGAAACCCTCACCAACGCCCGCGTCTGCCGCGAGTGGCTGCTCACCTCTCTGCGCGAGGCTGGCGCCCTGGAGGGTAAGGACGAAAAGGACGCCGTCGCCGCCCACTTCGTCGCCGTCTCCACCGCCCTGGATAAGGTCGAGGCCTTCGGTATCAACCCCGAGAACGCTTTTGGCTTCTGGAACTGGGTAGGCGGACGCTACTCCGTCGACTCCGCCATCGGCACCCCTCTTGCTATTGTGTTAGGCCCCGAGGTCTTCGAACAGTTCCTGGCCGGCTTCCACGCCATGGACGAGCACTTCCGCACCACTCCCCTGGCCGAAAACGTTCCCGCCCTCATGGGTCTGCTGAACATCTGGAACGTCAACTTCCTGGGCGCCGAAACCCACGCCGTCCTCCCCTACGACCAGTACCTGCACCGCTTCCCCGCCTACCTGCAGCAACTGACCATGGAATCCAACGGCAAGTCCGTGCGCGCCGACGGCAAGCCCGTCACCACCGCCACCGGCGAAGTCTTCTGGGGCGAACCCGGCACCAACGGCCAGCACGCCTTCTACCAGCTGATCCACCAGGGCACCCGCCTGATCCCCGCAGACTTCATCGCCTTTGCCAACCCGGTTCACGCAACCCGCGACGGCGAGCAGGACGTCCACGAGCTCTTCCTGGCCAACTTCTTCGCCCAGACCAAGGCCCTGGCCTTTGGCAAAACCGCCGACGAGGTCCGAGCCGAAGGCACCGCCGAAGAAATCGTTCCGGCCCGCGTCTTCTCAGGCAACCGCCCCACCACCTCCATCATGGCCGCTCAGCTGACCCCCGCCGTCCTGGGCCAGCTCATCGCCCTCTACGAACACATCACTTTCGTTCAAGGTATTGTCTGGGGCATCGACTCCTTCGACCAGTGGGGTGTTGAGCTCGGCAAGCAGTTGGCCCTGCAGCTGGCTCCCGCCGTGGGCGGCGACCGCGAGGTTCTGGCCCAGCAGGATTCCTCAACCCAAGGTCTGATTGGCTACTACCTGGATCAGCGCAAGTAA
- a CDS encoding prolyl oligopeptidase family serine peptidase produces the protein MTDTTSSENNQQKNAAYLSQLIEHPRMVGLAAGRTGAPVLTVNTLNKDGAKWRPRLWALPAGQEGKPYPLTAPESGASVLTVTDEGHIYLTLGKDVDEADSKSLKGVYRLPEHGEPELIFTHPGGVESLAVRQRAETTRYIYSAKAHRGSLEEQSKTLDEREKTATSGVLYTEFPTRFWDHDLGTGVRALYVKDGDGEPRRIALPGGRVELAGFEVCPTGDRAAITLHTKTRGIHQRYSTWLLDLNGEKEPQLLAEATETHDYSAGAFTPDGSGLAITEVRRWLPGQSIKVNASHYSFETGQLTELSRDVDRWAGDIVWIDSTRYAFVTDHLGATAIFTGSIDGATRTLVEDGASHFSALAYNEGALIALRDAHQHSAYPVRVDIETGDVTRLASPVEELRAPGRFERLSSTAADGTEFTSFLALPEKDTDGPLPLLVFAHGGPWGSWNSWTYRWNPWAFTEAGYAVLMPDPAISTGYGQHMLDRGGDDLGGTPYTDIMQVVEEVSARDDIQGNNVAFSGGSYGGFMTNWVAGRAGTRFKCYVTHASIWDYNTMYYLSDNGSWHEWKVEFGGEGDSISPRHRAADIAAPMLVIHGDKDYRVPIGQAHHLWADLQRHSPELGHKYLYFPDEGHWILKPGNSRLWYQVFTAWLDHHLLGQEFKTPEILG, from the coding sequence ATGACTGACACCACATCTAGCGAAAACAACCAGCAGAAGAACGCCGCCTATCTCTCGCAGCTCATCGAACACCCCCGCATGGTCGGGTTGGCTGCAGGCCGCACCGGCGCGCCCGTGCTCACCGTCAACACCCTCAACAAGGACGGCGCAAAGTGGCGCCCCCGCCTCTGGGCCCTTCCCGCCGGTCAAGAGGGCAAGCCCTACCCGCTGACGGCACCCGAGTCGGGCGCCTCCGTCCTTACCGTTACCGATGAGGGGCACATCTACCTGACCCTGGGCAAGGACGTCGACGAAGCCGATTCCAAGAGCCTCAAAGGCGTCTACCGCCTGCCCGAGCACGGCGAACCTGAACTCATCTTCACCCACCCCGGCGGTGTAGAGTCCCTCGCCGTGCGCCAGCGCGCAGAAACCACCCGCTACATCTACAGCGCCAAAGCTCACCGGGGCAGCCTCGAAGAGCAATCCAAGACCCTCGACGAACGCGAGAAAACCGCAACCTCCGGCGTGCTCTACACCGAATTCCCCACCCGCTTCTGGGATCACGACCTGGGCACCGGCGTCCGCGCCCTCTACGTCAAGGACGGGGACGGCGAACCCCGCCGTATTGCCCTACCCGGGGGCCGCGTAGAACTCGCTGGCTTCGAAGTCTGCCCCACCGGCGATCGTGCCGCTATTACCCTGCACACCAAGACCCGCGGCATCCACCAGCGCTACAGCACCTGGCTGCTTGACCTCAATGGCGAGAAAGAACCCCAGCTGCTGGCCGAAGCAACCGAAACCCACGACTACTCAGCAGGTGCCTTCACCCCGGACGGCAGCGGCCTGGCTATCACCGAGGTACGCCGTTGGCTGCCCGGCCAGTCCATCAAGGTCAACGCCAGCCACTACAGCTTCGAGACCGGCCAGCTGACCGAGCTCTCCCGCGACGTCGACCGCTGGGCGGGTGACATCGTGTGGATCGATAGCACCCGCTACGCCTTCGTCACCGACCACCTGGGAGCTACCGCCATCTTCACCGGCAGCATCGACGGTGCTACCCGCACACTGGTCGAGGACGGCGCCAGCCACTTCTCAGCCCTGGCCTACAACGAAGGGGCTCTCATTGCCCTGCGCGATGCCCACCAGCACTCGGCCTACCCCGTCCGTGTCGATATCGAAACCGGCGACGTGACCCGCCTGGCTTCGCCGGTCGAAGAGCTGCGCGCCCCGGGCCGCTTCGAGCGCCTGAGCTCCACCGCAGCTGACGGCACCGAGTTCACCTCCTTCCTTGCCCTGCCCGAAAAGGACACGGACGGCCCCCTGCCCCTGCTCGTCTTTGCGCACGGCGGCCCCTGGGGGTCCTGGAACTCCTGGACCTACCGTTGGAACCCCTGGGCCTTCACCGAAGCCGGCTACGCCGTACTCATGCCCGACCCCGCGATTTCCACCGGCTACGGCCAGCACATGCTTGACCGCGGCGGCGACGACCTGGGCGGTACCCCCTACACCGACATCATGCAGGTGGTCGAAGAGGTCTCGGCTCGTGATGATATCCAGGGCAATAACGTGGCCTTCTCCGGCGGTTCCTATGGCGGCTTCATGACCAACTGGGTGGCAGGACGCGCGGGCACCCGCTTTAAGTGCTACGTCACCCACGCCTCGATTTGGGACTACAACACCATGTACTACCTTTCAGATAACGGCTCCTGGCACGAATGGAAGGTCGAGTTCGGGGGAGAGGGCGACAGCATCTCGCCCCGTCACCGTGCCGCCGATATCGCGGCACCTATGCTGGTGATTCACGGCGACAAGGACTACCGCGTGCCCATCGGCCAGGCCCATCACCTCTGGGCTGACCTACAACGCCACTCCCCGGAGCTAGGGCACAAGTACCTCTACTTCCCCGATGAAGGGCACTGGATCCTGAAACCCGGCAACTCCCGCCTCTGGTACCAGGTATTCACCGCCTGGCTAGACCACCACCTCCTGGGCCAAGAATTCAAGACTCCTGAAATTCTGGGCTAG
- the typA gene encoding translational GTPase TypA — MSETQNTASRSDLRNVAIVAHVDHGKTTIVDAMLKQTNAFSAHADVEDRVMDSGDLEKEKGITILAKNTTVFYSGPAAKGEEITINVIDTPGHADFGGEVERGLSMVDGVVLLVDASEGPLPQTRFVLRKALAAKLPVILVVNKVDRPDARIDEVVGESMDLLLGLASDLADEVPDLDIDALLNVPVVYASGKAGAASLNQPADGALPDNDDLEPLFETILEHVPAPTYDPNEVLQAHVTNLDSSPFLGRLALLRIFNGTLKKGQTVAWVRQDGETKNVRISELLATKALERVPAESAGPGEIVAVAGIEDITIGETLTDPENPKPLPLIKVDDPAISVTIGINTSPLAGKVKGAKVTARQVKDRLDKELIGNVSLKVLPTERPDAWEVQGRGELALAILVEQMRREGFELTVGKPQVVTKTIDGKVHEPMEHMIIDVPEEFLGAVTQLMAARKGRMENMANNGTGWVRMEFAVPARGLIGFRTKFLTETRGAGISSSYSTGYEPWAGDIDYRSNGSMISDRAGVVTPYAIIGLQERGTIFVEPTSEVYEGMIIGENSRADDMEVNITREKKLTNMRSASADNFENMTPPKKLTLEESLEWAREDECVEVTPEAIRIRKVILDSNERVREARRRARA; from the coding sequence ATGTCTGAAACTCAGAACACCGCTTCACGGAGCGACCTTCGCAACGTGGCAATCGTGGCTCACGTTGACCACGGCAAGACCACCATCGTTGATGCGATGCTCAAGCAGACCAACGCCTTCTCCGCCCACGCCGACGTGGAAGACCGCGTCATGGACTCCGGTGACCTTGAAAAGGAAAAGGGCATCACCATTTTGGCTAAGAACACCACCGTGTTCTACTCCGGCCCCGCAGCCAAGGGCGAAGAAATCACCATCAACGTTATCGACACCCCCGGTCACGCTGACTTCGGTGGTGAGGTTGAGCGCGGCCTCTCTATGGTTGACGGCGTTGTGCTGCTGGTGGACGCCTCAGAAGGCCCCCTGCCCCAGACCCGTTTCGTGCTGCGTAAGGCCCTAGCTGCTAAGCTGCCCGTTATTCTGGTTGTTAACAAGGTTGACCGCCCCGATGCCCGTATTGACGAAGTTGTTGGCGAGTCCATGGACCTGCTTCTGGGTCTGGCTAGCGACCTGGCCGATGAGGTTCCCGACCTCGATATCGACGCCCTGCTGAACGTCCCCGTCGTCTACGCCTCCGGTAAGGCCGGCGCTGCTTCACTGAACCAGCCCGCCGACGGCGCCCTGCCCGATAACGACGACCTCGAACCCCTCTTTGAGACCATTCTGGAACACGTTCCTGCCCCCACCTACGACCCCAACGAGGTGCTGCAGGCTCACGTGACCAACCTCGACTCCTCACCCTTCCTGGGCCGTCTGGCCCTGTTGCGTATCTTCAACGGCACCCTGAAGAAGGGCCAGACCGTTGCCTGGGTACGTCAGGACGGCGAAACCAAGAACGTCCGTATTTCCGAACTGCTGGCTACCAAGGCCTTGGAACGCGTGCCCGCGGAATCTGCTGGCCCCGGTGAAATCGTCGCGGTTGCCGGTATCGAAGACATCACCATCGGTGAAACCCTCACCGACCCCGAGAACCCCAAGCCCCTGCCCTTGATTAAGGTCGACGACCCCGCGATCTCCGTTACCATCGGTATCAACACCTCACCGCTGGCCGGTAAGGTCAAGGGCGCCAAGGTCACCGCCCGCCAGGTGAAGGACCGTTTGGACAAGGAACTTATCGGTAACGTCTCCCTCAAGGTTCTGCCCACCGAGCGCCCCGACGCTTGGGAAGTTCAGGGCCGTGGCGAACTCGCCCTGGCAATCCTCGTTGAGCAGATGCGCCGCGAAGGCTTTGAACTGACCGTGGGCAAGCCCCAGGTCGTCACCAAGACCATCGACGGCAAGGTCCACGAGCCCATGGAGCACATGATTATCGATGTGCCCGAAGAATTCCTGGGCGCCGTCACCCAGCTCATGGCAGCTCGCAAGGGCCGCATGGAAAACATGGCCAACAACGGCACCGGCTGGGTCCGCATGGAATTCGCCGTGCCCGCCCGCGGCCTGATTGGCTTCCGCACTAAGTTCCTCACCGAGACCCGCGGTGCCGGTATTTCATCGTCCTACTCCACCGGCTACGAGCCCTGGGCAGGCGACATCGACTACCGCTCCAACGGCTCCATGATTTCTGACCGCGCCGGCGTCGTCACCCCCTACGCCATCATCGGCCTGCAGGAACGTGGCACCATCTTCGTCGAACCCACCTCAGAGGTCTACGAGGGCATGATCATCGGCGAGAACTCACGCGCCGACGACATGGAAGTGAATATCACCCGCGAAAAGAAGCTGACCAACATGCGCTCAGCTTCAGCAGATAACTTCGAAAACATGACTCCTCCCAAGAAGCTCACCCTCGAAGAGTCCCTGGAATGGGCCCGCGAGGACGAGTGCGTGGAAGTCACCCCCGAAGCGATCCGTATTCGCAAGGTTATCCTTGACTCCAACGAGCGTGTGCGCGAAGCACGCCGCCGCGCCCGCGCCTAA
- a CDS encoding pyroglutamyl-peptidase I, which translates to MTTLLLTYFGPFEGVPINPSQVVAFGAQEALAISAPHLTVEVHELPVEFAASSRVLGDLLKRIKPQLAISLGVAAGRDKVSLERVAINLDSARIPDNAGAQLIDQPIRGDGPDAYFSTLPTRAIFEELSSQQLPVELSYTAGTFVCNHVFYELMHATKGTIPAGFIHIPLTHVEAGGGADAAPGRPQVTASTDAGGVEGKSLPTLPEPQVIGMIQQAVLATLAQL; encoded by the coding sequence ATGACCACCCTTCTGCTGACCTATTTCGGCCCCTTTGAAGGGGTACCCATCAACCCCAGCCAGGTGGTAGCGTTTGGGGCACAGGAAGCCCTGGCGATTTCGGCTCCACATCTCACTGTTGAGGTGCATGAACTGCCGGTGGAGTTTGCGGCCTCTAGCCGTGTTCTGGGTGACCTGCTTAAGCGCATTAAACCCCAACTAGCTATAAGTCTTGGTGTTGCGGCTGGCCGCGATAAGGTCAGCCTGGAACGGGTTGCCATCAATCTCGACTCTGCTCGTATTCCAGATAATGCTGGTGCCCAGCTCATCGACCAGCCCATTCGCGGTGACGGCCCCGATGCCTATTTTTCTACCCTGCCTACCCGAGCAATTTTTGAAGAGCTTAGCTCTCAGCAGCTGCCCGTAGAGCTGTCGTACACCGCCGGAACCTTTGTCTGCAACCACGTTTTTTACGAGCTCATGCATGCAACCAAAGGGACTATACCTGCGGGCTTCATCCACATTCCTCTCACGCATGTAGAAGCTGGTGGGGGAGCGGACGCCGCGCCCGGGCGTCCGCAGGTTACGGCCAGTACGGACGCCGGAGGAGTCGAGGGAAAGAGCCTGCCTACCCTGCCTGAGCCCCAGGTTATCGGAATGATTCAGCAGGCCGTACTCGCCACGCTCGCCCAGCTTTAG
- a CDS encoding NADP-dependent isocitrate dehydrogenase, giving the protein MAKIIYTHTDEAPLLATYSFLPILEAYASTAGVEVETRDISLSGRILAQFSDILPAEQQVADALTELGELAKTPEANIIKLPNISASVPQLKAAIAELQEKGFAIPDYPDEVVTEQDKDVRARYDRVKGSAVNPVLREGNSDRRAPLSVKNYARKNPHSMGAWSADSKTNVATMGHDDFFSNEKSVIIEADDTLKIQHVGTDGTVTVLKESVPVLAGEIVDGTYMNVAELDKFLAEQVARAKTEGVLFSVHLKATMMKVSDPILFGRVVRAYFSELFETYGEQLDAAGLNGNNGLAAIISGIDTLPEDIREDVRELIHKGLQEGPELAYVNSDKGITNLHVPSDVIVDASMPAMIRTSGQMWGESGQQADTLAVLPDSSYAGVYQTVIEDCRANGAYDPTTMGTVPNVGLMAQKAEEYGSHDKTFQLEADGKVQVVNSAGDVLIEHEVSAGDIWRACQTKDIPVQDWIKLAVTRARDSQTPAVFWLDKNRAHDANLIAKVEKYLPEHDTSGLDIRILAPAEATQFSIDRIRKGEDTISVTGNVLRDYLTDLFPILELGTSAKMLSIVPLINGGGLFETGAGGSAPKHVQQVLEENHLRWDSLGEFLALAASFEHLAKTTGNASAQVLADTLDKATGTFLNENKSPSRRVGEIDNRGSHFYLAKFWAEELAAQGEDANLAAKFAPVAEALAANEEKIVAELLDAQGSPADLGGYYKPEDAKASAVMRPSATLNDVVDKLK; this is encoded by the coding sequence ATGGCAAAGATTATCTACACCCACACCGATGAGGCTCCGCTGCTGGCGACCTACTCCTTCCTGCCCATTCTTGAGGCTTACGCTTCAACCGCCGGTGTTGAGGTAGAAACCCGCGATATTTCACTTTCGGGCCGTATTCTGGCTCAGTTCAGCGATATTCTCCCTGCAGAGCAGCAGGTAGCGGACGCCCTGACCGAGCTGGGCGAGCTGGCTAAGACCCCCGAAGCTAACATCATCAAGCTACCTAACATCTCGGCGTCCGTGCCCCAGCTCAAGGCCGCTATCGCTGAGCTGCAGGAAAAGGGCTTCGCCATCCCCGATTACCCCGATGAGGTTGTGACCGAGCAGGATAAGGACGTCCGCGCCCGCTACGACCGCGTCAAGGGCTCAGCCGTGAACCCGGTTCTGCGTGAGGGCAACTCAGACCGCCGCGCTCCCCTGTCTGTTAAGAACTACGCCCGCAAGAACCCCCACTCCATGGGCGCCTGGTCAGCAGATTCCAAGACCAACGTCGCCACCATGGGCCACGATGACTTCTTCTCTAACGAGAAGTCCGTGATTATTGAGGCTGACGATACCCTGAAGATTCAGCATGTTGGCACCGACGGCACCGTGACCGTCCTCAAGGAATCTGTGCCCGTACTGGCTGGCGAAATCGTCGACGGAACCTACATGAACGTGGCTGAGCTCGATAAGTTCCTGGCTGAGCAGGTTGCCCGCGCCAAGACTGAGGGTGTGCTCTTCTCTGTGCATCTGAAGGCAACCATGATGAAGGTTTCTGACCCCATCCTCTTCGGCCGCGTTGTACGTGCCTACTTCTCCGAGCTTTTTGAGACCTACGGTGAGCAGCTGGATGCCGCCGGCCTGAACGGCAACAACGGCCTGGCCGCTATTATCTCCGGTATTGACACCCTGCCCGAGGATATCCGTGAGGACGTCCGCGAGCTCATCCACAAGGGTCTGCAGGAAGGCCCCGAGCTGGCCTACGTCAACTCTGACAAGGGCATCACCAACCTGCACGTTCCTTCGGACGTCATTGTGGACGCCTCCATGCCCGCGATGATTCGTACCTCCGGTCAGATGTGGGGCGAGTCAGGCCAGCAGGCTGACACCCTGGCTGTGCTGCCCGATTCTTCCTACGCTGGCGTCTACCAGACCGTTATCGAGGACTGCCGCGCCAACGGCGCCTACGACCCCACCACCATGGGTACCGTGCCCAACGTGGGCCTGATGGCTCAGAAGGCTGAGGAATACGGTTCACACGACAAGACCTTCCAGCTTGAAGCGGACGGTAAGGTTCAGGTAGTGAACTCTGCCGGTGACGTTCTCATTGAACACGAAGTTTCTGCCGGTGATATCTGGCGCGCCTGCCAGACCAAGGACATCCCCGTTCAGGACTGGATCAAGCTGGCCGTCACCCGCGCCCGCGACTCCCAGACCCCCGCTGTCTTCTGGCTCGATAAGAACCGTGCCCACGACGCTAACCTGATTGCCAAGGTCGAGAAGTACCTGCCCGAGCACGATACTTCAGGTCTGGACATTCGTATTCTGGCTCCCGCCGAGGCAACCCAGTTCTCCATCGACCGCATCCGCAAGGGTGAGGACACCATTTCGGTGACCGGTAACGTGCTGCGTGACTACCTGACCGACCTCTTCCCCATCCTGGAGCTCGGCACTTCTGCCAAGATGCTGTCCATTGTTCCGCTGATTAACGGTGGTGGCCTCTTTGAGACCGGCGCTGGTGGTTCTGCCCCCAAGCACGTTCAGCAGGTTCTGGAAGAGAACCACCTGCGCTGGGATTCCCTGGGTGAATTCCTAGCCCTGGCTGCTTCCTTTGAGCACCTGGCCAAGACCACCGGTAATGCTTCTGCCCAGGTTCTGGCTGACACCCTGGATAAGGCGACCGGTACGTTCTTGAACGAGAACAAGTCACCTTCCCGCCGTGTGGGCGAGATTGATAACCGCGGTTCGCACTTCTACCTGGCTAAGTTCTGGGCTGAGGAGCTGGCTGCTCAGGGTGAGGACGCCAATCTGGCAGCTAAGTTCGCCCCGGTGGCTGAGGCTCTGGCTGCGAATGAGGAGAAGATTGTGGCTGAGCTGCTGGACGCCCAGGGCTCCCCCGCCGACCTCGGCGGCTACTACAAGCCCGAGGACGCCAAGGCATCCGCGGTGATGCGCCCGAGCGCTACGCTGAATGACGTGGTGGATAAATTAAAATAA